The following proteins come from a genomic window of Gimesia chilikensis:
- a CDS encoding cofactor-independent phosphoglycerate mutase, with amino-acid sequence MKYVLVIPDGCADEPQDALGGKTPLQAAFLPHMDEVVSAGILGRTDTVPASMPSGSDVGTMSLFGYDPLVFHTGRAPLEAAAQGIELGPHDWAIRCNFVTIDKGNMASFTASQLPNEVGAELISLLQEATADDPQWEFHQGVSYRNLLVYRAKDADDQPFDGGTSTTPPHDLTDQPIAQDLPSGKGGELLNDLMERSKKLFSKSKLNQKRSDGNPPATQIWLWGQGSRPALTPFQEQFGKSGAVITAVDLLRGLGRLLGWDVIEVEGATGYTDTDYAAKGRAAIETLQNTDFVVVHVEATDEASHEGEVHEKIKALENIDQHIVGPVHEYLREQGDYRILVCPDHPTFLRTKTHSHGYVPFGICGTKVRPDQSNKYDEVSAGASNLLLPKGHQLMPFFFGTLTN; translated from the coding sequence ATGAAATATGTGCTCGTAATTCCCGATGGCTGTGCGGATGAACCGCAGGACGCATTAGGGGGCAAGACCCCGTTGCAGGCTGCCTTTCTGCCGCATATGGATGAAGTTGTGTCCGCAGGTATTCTGGGCCGGACCGACACGGTGCCGGCGTCGATGCCGTCGGGCAGCGATGTGGGGACGATGAGCCTGTTCGGCTACGATCCACTGGTCTTTCACACGGGACGGGCTCCGCTGGAAGCGGCCGCCCAGGGAATCGAGCTGGGTCCGCACGACTGGGCCATCCGCTGCAATTTCGTGACGATCGACAAAGGGAACATGGCCAGCTTCACCGCATCTCAGCTGCCCAACGAGGTCGGTGCGGAACTGATCAGCCTGTTACAGGAAGCGACCGCCGACGATCCGCAGTGGGAGTTTCACCAGGGGGTGAGCTACCGGAACCTGCTCGTCTACCGGGCCAAAGACGCCGACGATCAACCGTTCGATGGGGGAACATCGACGACTCCACCCCACGACCTGACCGATCAGCCGATCGCGCAGGACCTGCCGTCAGGCAAAGGGGGCGAGTTGCTGAATGATCTGATGGAACGCAGCAAGAAGCTGTTCAGCAAATCGAAGTTGAATCAGAAGCGGTCTGACGGCAATCCGCCGGCGACGCAGATCTGGCTCTGGGGCCAGGGGAGCCGCCCGGCTTTGACGCCGTTCCAGGAACAGTTCGGCAAGAGCGGCGCGGTGATTACCGCCGTCGACCTGTTACGTGGTCTGGGACGCCTGCTGGGCTGGGATGTGATTGAAGTCGAAGGGGCCACCGGCTACACCGACACCGATTACGCCGCCAAGGGACGTGCCGCGATTGAGACCCTGCAGAATACGGACTTCGTTGTGGTGCATGTGGAAGCGACCGACGAAGCCTCGCACGAAGGGGAAGTGCACGAGAAGATCAAGGCGCTGGAAAATATCGACCAGCACATTGTCGGGCCGGTGCACGAATATCTGCGGGAACAGGGCGACTATCGCATCCTGGTCTGCCCCGATCATCCGACGTTCCTCAGAACGAAAACGCACAGCCACGGGTATGTGCCCTTCGGCATTTGTGGAACCAAAGTGCGTCCCGATCAGTCCAACAAGTATGATGAAGTCAGCGCCGGGGCCAGCAACCTGCTGCTGCCTAAAGGTCATCAGCTGATGCCCTTTTTCTTCGGCACCCTGACCAACTGA
- a CDS encoding SdiA-regulated domain-containing protein translates to MSIASLQFEAACSIKNKALGLREPSGLTIDPEGKLWTVCDQSRKLFQLDTNGQILSTREVDNKGLEGITFDSRGHFLVVDEDAGKILKYDPATGKEIADRRLKDMQGFAAVSLCFEEADNNGLEGITHDSTRSEILLLKEADPGLLIAVSDDLERIVTVDHLDESRGFVDEELDAEAIDFSGICYDRVRDLCWIVSDQAGQVFIYDRHNGRVTQRFSFEAAGKTIRKAEGVTLDRESKYLYIVCDQDAELVRFRIVD, encoded by the coding sequence ATGTCCATTGCTTCGCTACAATTCGAAGCTGCCTGTTCGATCAAAAACAAAGCACTCGGACTCCGCGAACCATCGGGGCTCACCATCGATCCGGAAGGGAAGCTCTGGACCGTCTGTGATCAATCGAGGAAACTCTTTCAGCTCGACACCAACGGTCAGATCCTCTCGACACGGGAGGTGGACAACAAAGGTCTCGAGGGCATCACCTTCGATTCCCGGGGGCATTTCCTGGTCGTCGATGAAGATGCCGGCAAGATCCTGAAGTACGATCCCGCCACGGGAAAGGAAATCGCAGACCGCCGGCTGAAGGACATGCAGGGCTTCGCTGCCGTCTCCCTCTGTTTCGAAGAGGCCGACAACAATGGACTGGAAGGCATTACCCATGACTCTACGCGTTCCGAAATCCTGCTGCTCAAGGAAGCCGATCCGGGGCTGCTGATCGCCGTCAGCGACGATCTGGAACGCATCGTCACCGTCGATCACCTGGACGAGAGTCGGGGATTCGTCGACGAGGAACTGGATGCTGAAGCCATCGATTTCTCGGGCATCTGCTATGACCGCGTCCGCGATCTCTGCTGGATTGTCAGCGACCAGGCCGGACAGGTCTTCATTTACGATCGGCACAACGGCAGAGTCACCCAGCGTTTCTCCTTCGAGGCTGCAGGAAAAACGATACGCAAAGCCGAGGGAGTCACACTGGATCGCGAGTCAAAGTATCTCTACATCGTCTGCGATCAAGACGCAGAACTGGTACGGTTTCGGATTGTGGATTGA
- a CDS encoding PQQ-binding-like beta-propeller repeat protein, with protein sequence MHFTYQLTVLFVVLAVGQTCLAENYPQFRGANSNAVSAKPLPVNWSDAAGEQTNIRWKKPLEGEGWSQPIVWENRVYMTAAVPANPAKKNIARPESNRGGYGRDRNDLVNVLFQYQVVCLDAATGEQIWKKTVKEGKPPMPRHSTNTYATETPVTDGKRIYAYFGMNGVYCLDLKGDVLWQKDLGVYEMRAGWGTSSSPVLFEDRLFIQVDNQEQSFLVALDTKTGDEIWKVNREEKSQYSSPMIWKNSLRNELIVGGTVYRSYDPATGKLLWTLDMNKGRSSATPVAVGDRLIIGNELRNRGGDDDGGGRLYSVKPGGTGDITPPGDGKQGAFVEWRMDGSGIQMASPTYLAGNLYFFERRRGIIRCVDMETGRLEYESRVPGARAFWSSPWTDGKHLFALDSNGNTHVIAAGDELQVVAVNKLDQQAWGTPAIADGSIFIRTVDNLYRIDAGR encoded by the coding sequence ATGCATTTCACTTATCAACTTACCGTGCTGTTCGTCGTGCTGGCCGTGGGTCAAACGTGCCTGGCTGAAAACTACCCTCAGTTCCGCGGTGCGAATTCCAATGCGGTGTCCGCGAAACCGCTGCCCGTCAACTGGTCGGATGCTGCGGGAGAACAAACCAATATCCGCTGGAAGAAGCCGCTTGAGGGTGAAGGCTGGTCGCAGCCGATTGTCTGGGAGAACCGCGTTTACATGACGGCTGCGGTGCCTGCGAATCCTGCTAAGAAGAACATTGCCCGGCCGGAATCCAACAGAGGTGGCTACGGCCGCGATCGTAACGATCTGGTCAACGTGCTGTTTCAATACCAGGTGGTCTGTCTGGATGCTGCCACTGGTGAGCAGATCTGGAAGAAGACGGTGAAAGAAGGCAAGCCGCCGATGCCGCGGCACAGCACCAATACCTATGCCACGGAAACGCCGGTGACAGACGGGAAACGGATTTACGCGTACTTCGGCATGAACGGCGTGTATTGTCTCGACCTGAAAGGCGACGTGTTGTGGCAGAAAGATCTGGGTGTGTATGAGATGCGGGCCGGCTGGGGCACATCGAGCTCACCGGTGCTCTTCGAAGATCGGCTGTTTATTCAGGTTGATAACCAGGAGCAGTCGTTCCTCGTCGCCCTGGATACGAAAACCGGAGACGAAATCTGGAAGGTCAACCGCGAGGAAAAGTCGCAATACAGCAGCCCCATGATCTGGAAGAATTCATTGCGGAATGAACTGATTGTGGGAGGCACGGTCTATCGCTCCTACGATCCGGCGACCGGAAAGTTGCTCTGGACGCTGGATATGAATAAAGGGCGTTCGTCGGCGACCCCCGTTGCGGTGGGCGATCGACTGATCATCGGGAACGAACTGCGCAATCGGGGCGGCGATGATGACGGCGGCGGACGGCTCTACTCTGTCAAACCGGGTGGCACGGGCGATATCACTCCGCCGGGCGACGGCAAACAGGGCGCGTTCGTGGAGTGGCGGATGGACGGCTCGGGCATTCAAATGGCGTCGCCGACTTATTTGGCTGGCAACCTGTATTTCTTCGAACGCCGCCGGGGCATCATTCGTTGTGTCGATATGGAAACGGGGCGACTGGAATACGAGAGCCGCGTCCCGGGTGCCCGCGCGTTCTGGTCGTCGCCCTGGACCGATGGCAAACACCTGTTCGCGCTGGATTCCAATGGCAACACGCATGTCATCGCGGCTGGTGACGAACTGCAGGTGGTGGCCGTGAATAAGCTCGACCAGCAAGCCTGGGGTACGCCCGCGATCGCCGACGGCAGCATCTTTATCCGCACGGTCGACAACCTGTATCGGATTGATGCGGGGCGGTGA
- a CDS encoding XdhC family protein produces MRELLLELEQAVQQQKPVCYTCLVETRGSTPQKPGAAMLIFSDGSQVGTLGGGCVEAEVKRRALRVLDSDAPEIMTFQLDNDYGWDDGLICGGRMKVLVDPVRNADDLQYFRTMLQQLAADQGCTEAIVLNPESAEGIAETDRFLINADAEIVASRGNPQPPAQLQAGLKPIQNRPRPYVNAGIAYLTFHQTCQLIVIGCGHVGQKVAELASDVDFEIIAVDDRQEYCNAERFPSAKQLIVGTFDTTLADLPINRDTFIIIVTRGHNHDEEALGYVAQSPARYIGMIGSRRKVKLIFEDLIRMGTPRDALARVHAPLGFEIGSQTVPEIALSIVAELVAWRNLDEVPAGYQRTSLVEELKTPDPA; encoded by the coding sequence GCAGCAGAAACCCGTCTGCTACACCTGCCTGGTAGAAACCCGGGGCTCGACCCCGCAAAAGCCCGGGGCTGCCATGCTGATTTTCAGTGATGGTTCCCAGGTAGGAACACTCGGCGGCGGTTGTGTGGAAGCCGAGGTCAAACGCCGCGCACTCCGTGTGCTCGATTCGGATGCCCCGGAAATCATGACCTTCCAGCTCGACAACGATTACGGCTGGGATGACGGCCTGATCTGTGGCGGACGCATGAAAGTGCTCGTCGATCCGGTACGCAATGCTGATGACTTACAATACTTCCGCACGATGCTGCAGCAACTCGCCGCAGACCAGGGTTGTACTGAAGCCATCGTCCTCAACCCTGAATCGGCCGAAGGCATCGCCGAAACCGATCGCTTTCTGATCAACGCGGATGCCGAGATCGTCGCTTCGCGAGGCAATCCCCAGCCCCCCGCACAACTACAGGCCGGTCTCAAACCGATCCAGAATCGACCCCGACCTTATGTCAACGCGGGCATCGCCTATCTGACCTTTCACCAGACCTGCCAGCTCATCGTTATCGGCTGTGGTCATGTGGGACAGAAGGTCGCCGAGCTGGCCAGCGATGTCGATTTCGAAATCATCGCCGTCGATGATCGCCAGGAATACTGCAACGCCGAACGCTTCCCCTCCGCGAAACAGCTGATCGTCGGCACCTTCGATACCACGCTGGCCGACCTCCCCATCAATCGGGATACCTTCATCATCATCGTCACCCGAGGTCACAACCACGATGAAGAGGCCCTGGGTTACGTGGCGCAATCACCCGCCCGCTATATCGGTATGATCGGAAGCCGCCGCAAAGTCAAACTGATCTTCGAGGACCTGATCCGCATGGGCACACCCCGCGATGCCCTCGCCCGCGTTCACGCACCGCTCGGTTTTGAGATCGGCTCACAGACGGTCCCGGAAATTGCGCTCAGTATCGTCGCGGAACTGGTTGCCTGGCGCAACCTGGATGAAGTACCCGCCGGCTATCAGCGGACCAGCCTGGTGGAAGAATTGAAAACTCCCGATCCGGCCTGA
- a CDS encoding formylglycine-generating enzyme family protein — MTSENLEFARLKIPFDHGVAFSAQEEWAQGCHVPLHATNSLGIEFILIPPGEFLCGGSDEINQELERQGLSKIEEPRFDCILTKPMYVGIHRVTQEQYWKLMGVNPSHYAESGCLASHIEGFDTRSFPVEGVSWYDCIEACNNMSEREGLPAYYRFGEYLFRESNGSIYEADAEIIGGPGYRLLTSAEWEWVARAGTTTVYFYGNERRRPDWKINIGRPWPVGSELPNNFGVYDLDMFSNEWVFDAYSYDEEVQGRLIDPVDLINIDNERVARGYDSFHRSMAIAGAAESRNFRFCRTIEVHG, encoded by the coding sequence ATGACTTCTGAAAATCTGGAATTCGCGCGTCTGAAGATCCCATTTGACCACGGAGTGGCTTTTTCCGCACAGGAAGAATGGGCGCAGGGATGTCATGTTCCGCTGCACGCGACGAATTCACTGGGCATAGAGTTCATACTAATTCCGCCGGGCGAATTTCTCTGTGGTGGTTCTGATGAGATCAACCAGGAATTAGAACGTCAGGGGCTGTCAAAAATCGAGGAGCCGAGGTTCGATTGTATTTTGACGAAACCAATGTATGTTGGGATTCACCGAGTAACACAGGAGCAGTATTGGAAACTCATGGGAGTGAATCCAAGCCATTATGCAGAGTCAGGATGTCTTGCTTCACACATCGAGGGATTTGATACGAGATCGTTTCCAGTCGAAGGTGTTAGCTGGTACGATTGCATCGAGGCCTGCAACAACATGAGCGAACGCGAGGGGCTGCCTGCTTATTATCGATTTGGTGAATATTTATTCAGGGAATCAAATGGGAGCATTTACGAAGCCGATGCCGAAATTATCGGAGGTCCAGGCTACCGTTTATTGACCAGTGCAGAATGGGAATGGGTTGCCCGGGCGGGAACGACAACAGTTTATTTTTACGGAAATGAGAGGCGCCGCCCCGACTGGAAGATCAATATTGGACGGCCCTGGCCGGTTGGTTCTGAGCTACCAAACAATTTCGGGGTCTATGACTTGGATATGTTTAGCAACGAGTGGGTATTTGATGCTTATTCTTATGATGAGGAGGTTCAAGGACGACTGATCGATCCCGTCGACCTGATCAATATCGATAACGAACGTGTTGCTCGCGGGTATGATAGTTTTCATAGAAGTATGGCAATCGCAGGAGCGGCTGAATCACGTAACTTTCGTTTTTGTCGGACCATTGAAGTCCATGGATAG
- a CDS encoding bacterioferritin has protein sequence MDKQTMIEKLNEDLASELAAIIQYTTYAAKATGPYRPQLTQFYLAEVPDELGHAQYLANKIVALGGEPTTVAGKVKAAHSNREMLEAVLAAEKEATAGYTQRAKEAEELGDKGMAVQLEDMVRDESGHAEEVERILMDWPL, from the coding sequence ATGGATAAGCAGACAATGATTGAGAAACTGAATGAAGATCTGGCGAGCGAACTGGCCGCCATCATCCAATACACCACCTATGCCGCCAAGGCCACCGGACCTTACCGTCCGCAACTGACTCAATTCTACCTGGCCGAAGTCCCCGATGAACTGGGACATGCACAGTACCTGGCGAATAAAATCGTCGCCCTGGGTGGCGAACCGACCACCGTTGCCGGCAAGGTCAAAGCAGCACACAGCAACCGCGAAATGCTCGAAGCAGTCCTCGCTGCCGAAAAAGAAGCGACCGCCGGCTACACCCAACGGGCAAAAGAAGCCGAAGAACTGGGCGACAAAGGCATGGCCGTTCAGCTGGAAGACATGGTCCGCGATGAAAGCGGTCACGCGGAAGAAGTCGAACGCATTCTCATGGACTGGCCACTCTAA
- a CDS encoding co-chaperone GroES, translated as MSDWVEPLGMRILIRKDESRQTTKGGIVLPDKAEIPNITGRVVEISVQIARDDDFPIKKYDKVLFNPSEAIPVDFEPDNVLYVVPIEDVVAVFRRGDAKTNEILEAEEQEFEDPDDWEE; from the coding sequence GTGTCAGACTGGGTTGAACCACTGGGAATGCGAATTCTCATCCGCAAAGATGAAAGTCGTCAGACGACCAAAGGGGGGATTGTGCTCCCCGACAAAGCGGAGATTCCAAACATCACCGGCCGGGTGGTGGAGATCAGCGTGCAGATTGCGCGGGACGATGATTTCCCGATCAAGAAGTACGACAAGGTCCTGTTTAACCCCAGCGAAGCGATCCCCGTCGATTTCGAACCGGACAACGTGCTCTACGTGGTGCCCATCGAAGATGTGGTGGCTGTCTTCCGTCGCGGCGATGCCAAAACCAACGAAATCCTCGAGGCCGAAGAGCAGGAATTCGAAGATCCCGACGACTGGGAAGAGTAA
- a CDS encoding DUF1552 domain-containing protein, giving the protein MLNRRQMMQTLAAGAGAAFGLPLLPERLLAMPTSKDTPKRIVFFMQNQGFDPATCIPEGMKRSGSLAKVKLPEPISPLEPYKDRLHIINGLHGIHTSPSHSAFFGALGGYRGSDGVPPSASTIDYELSKILPQTLLPHLCIGMDSIENMRTKPTIATLSASGAGQPIFMHSNPNHLYQMLYGGISTGDIRRQHEARSNIFNQIEQLAAAKGNALPTADQQRYGQFVDGFKEVNGLRDRLDSVAGHLSKFAPKVDSRYTSPEHETDWHDVLLDLGISSLTSGITNTLTIGSGRGEIFGAWKGLGIEQQGHNLGHMEQPGNPIWIKIRQYNSRMLVRIIEALESIPEGSGTMMDHTLIVYTSNNADKQHTSGANWPVMLLGNFDGAFKTGCFTQLDGKRPINSLYATLLEAAGVPCEHFNMNEKLARKFDSGSGPLQELLA; this is encoded by the coding sequence ATGCTCAATCGTAGACAAATGATGCAAACCCTGGCCGCCGGTGCCGGTGCCGCCTTTGGACTTCCCCTCCTGCCCGAACGTCTGCTCGCCATGCCGACCAGTAAAGACACTCCCAAGCGGATTGTCTTCTTCATGCAGAACCAGGGATTCGATCCGGCGACCTGTATTCCCGAAGGCATGAAACGGAGCGGCTCACTGGCGAAGGTCAAACTCCCCGAACCGATCAGCCCGCTGGAACCTTACAAAGATCGTCTGCACATCATCAACGGTCTGCACGGCATTCACACCAGTCCTTCGCACAGCGCCTTCTTCGGCGCGCTGGGTGGCTACCGCGGAAGTGACGGCGTCCCGCCGAGTGCATCGACCATTGATTACGAGTTGAGCAAAATCCTGCCGCAGACACTGCTGCCGCATCTCTGCATCGGCATGGACTCCATCGAGAACATGCGGACCAAGCCGACCATCGCGACGCTGTCAGCCAGTGGCGCCGGTCAGCCGATCTTCATGCACTCCAATCCGAACCACCTGTATCAGATGCTGTATGGCGGCATCTCTACCGGCGATATTCGACGTCAGCATGAAGCCCGTTCCAATATCTTTAATCAGATCGAACAGCTGGCCGCCGCGAAAGGCAATGCACTGCCCACCGCCGACCAGCAGCGGTACGGTCAATTCGTCGACGGCTTCAAAGAAGTCAACGGTCTGCGCGATCGTCTCGATTCGGTTGCCGGTCACTTGAGCAAATTCGCACCCAAAGTGGACAGTCGCTATACCAGCCCTGAGCACGAAACCGACTGGCACGATGTGCTGCTGGACCTCGGTATCTCCTCGCTCACTTCAGGTATCACGAACACGCTGACCATCGGTTCGGGACGCGGTGAAATCTTTGGTGCCTGGAAAGGGCTGGGCATTGAACAGCAGGGCCACAACCTGGGCCACATGGAACAGCCGGGCAATCCGATCTGGATTAAGATTCGTCAATACAACAGCCGCATGCTGGTGCGGATCATCGAAGCCCTCGAATCGATCCCCGAAGGGAGCGGCACGATGATGGATCACACACTCATCGTTTACACCAGCAACAACGCCGACAAACAGCACACCAGCGGTGCCAACTGGCCGGTGATGCTGCTGGGCAATTTCGACGGTGCTTTCAAGACCGGCTGCTTCACCCAACTGGACGGCAAACGGCCGATCAACTCGTTGTACGCGACGCTGCTGGAAGCTGCCGGCGTTCCCTGTGAGCACTTCAACATGAATGAGAAGCTGGCCCGCAAGTTCGATTCCGGTTCCGGCCCGCTGCAGGAACTGCTGGCATGA